gccctctgcaAGATGATTCTGCTGGCgcgatactctgagcccgagctggatcccatgtgggtcgtgctttggtgtatcactgtagcctttttacttcttattatcgtttgtatcgagtgtccgcctcctcggaggtttgtacggtgacaTACCatttgatgtaataaatgtgtatcagcctcctgggactgatatttgtatcacatttagtctctacttatgtggggacgcttcaatactatttttttattttctttcacaTAAATAAGTTATTATATCAATGAGAAAAGTCTTTATCCCCTGGACTTGCCACTGAATCTGAAAACAACCCCGAACTAAAAAATAGAAATCTTGCATTCCTCAACTTTCAATACCGGTCAAATAACCTCCTTGATCATTTCAAAGCAGTTTTATCTAGTGATTTTGCTTATGTGACAATAGAGCCTACGTGTTAGAGTCCACCTCATTGAACGCATGGTAGTGGACCCCTCTTGTCAAAAGTTTATTCCCTTCTCTTCCTctcgctcctccctccctctctctcctactCCAGGACGGCACTTGTCTTGGCGAAGAGCTCCTAGGCAGCGCCGGCAGAAAATGAGCAGCGACGCTGGTGAAATCAACTGTGAAGCAAGCAAAATTGACTGCGAATTGGTGGTCCAGCCACCCTAGCTGTGGTTGCAGGTCGCCGAGGTGCGCAGTCCCCCGATGGGGGTAGCAATGCAGGAAATAGTTTTGAATTATCATCATGACGAATCTCTTGAGTCGATTGTCAGGGTCCTATCGTGGAGAAGTGAAGTAATACTTGTTAAATTTAAACCATGGTTGCTTGGATAGTTGGTTGAACTTCTATCATGTTTCATCAGCCTTCATGGATAACTTGTAATATagatatgtaaatatatattgaAAGACAAGCTACAATGTATATGAAAGGGTTGTCTTAAATGTAGCCCGAATGTGCATGTCCTGTGTTTGCTCCGATCATCAGTTCTTGCCTTTTTGTTATGGGTTGTTGTCAGTGCCAGGAGATTACTGAGGAATTATGTTATTGTGAGGTTCTATCATTGCTTCAATTTTCTGAAAAATCTATCTTGGTGTTATGCTAATCGCTTGCTCTGTCAGCTTCAAAAATGAACAAACAATTAAGATGTGTACTAATAACGGATTATAAGGAAATTCTCATATTAATCGAAaattctctctcacacacaatCAATCAATACTTATACTAACATAGAGCATGTTAATcaaaactctctctctctctctctgtaatAAAATATTATACAACTATGGAAAATCCATCCATTCCTTTTTTTTATGGAGCAACAATAGTCAATAAAGAAACAAAAATTGTCAACTTTTGTTGGGTGAATGGTTGGTATGATATGGTATCCTTTATCGTCTCTTTGTGGAGAGATTTTAAATCCATGGAGCATGACAACAATTTTCTGTCAAGATATTGTGTTAACTGATTCAAACAATCATTTGATGTGTACCTATTTTGTGAAACCTCATGTATTAGGTCAAGTTTTCTCAAGCATTTTTCatttaatctaatattttaaaCCAAAAGTAATTTGTTGCTAGCACAAATAAATAGAGTTGTGAGATATATGATGCAAAAGAAGCAGTCGTGATTTCTGATTCGGTCATGTGCTTTGACCTTTCTTATTTCATTATCATACGTGCCATAAGATAGTACAAAGGTTTTCTAGATGGTTATGAGGTTTCCTAGATGGACAATGGTTATAACCATGTATCACTTGATAAGGATGCATCTTGCCGGAGAACCTTCAGCACCGCGCAATCTTAGTGGCAAGCAATGCAAAGCATATATTCCAGGGGTAACATGCTCCAGATTTAAAGCTTCCACAAGGATGACCTCCTAAAAATAAACATATTATTATTTGTAAGTTGTAAATCTCAAAGTAAGAAAATGCATATAATTAAGCACATAAGGTTAGTAATAAATGGGATTACTGCAAATAAAGTGTATGAGATTAAAATATTACCCTTTTTTCAAGAAATACTAGATGGGCTGGAATGCATTCATCAAATGCACCCACAGACAAGTAATCGACTCCTGCATAAACTAAAGGATGTTACCTAGAAGAAGAAAAGTAGGAAAAAATAGAACGAGAAGCactaaaattaaatatttaaaataatcttgtacatatttatatatatgtttGGTATCAAAAAGTCCTAGTATTTCATTATTATTTGTGTACACACCCAAATATCTTTAATTTTCCATCACTCTTACTGTGATATTCATTTAAATATGTTTATATGCCTTTCACACTACATCTAAATCTCTAACCATCCATGCAATTTCAGTTTCGAGGTAACTTGCGGGATTTATatcaacaaaagaaaaggatcGCACAGTAAACCAAATAAGCTGAGTGCTaggatacaaaaaaaaaactcttaatAAGTAAAATGTATCACAAGTTTGTAACTTACATAAGCTAGCATGATCTATATAAGTGAGCTCAGATAATGCAAAAAGATGATATCatgatctctctctttttcattGTTAACAACTCATAGGTCAACATTATAAGATTGGACATAGGAAACACAATGATCAAGTCTTTCATGTATACAAAGTTTTTGAACTATATCTTTAAAATTGGAGTAGTTAATCTAATGACCTGTTTCCCTCACAAAAACTGTGTTCTTTTGTACCCATTTAAACTATATTGAGATGAAGAAATGGTTCAGATAATGCATCTTTCAGTGACAAAGAATTCTTTTACATGTCTGACCTTTAATGATTATTGATGAAAATTATCCTTAATTTGCATAGGCAATTGCCAATGCCTACAATCATTGTATTAACTATATTTTGAGAGAAGacttattttttctaaaaaaaagatcAATACAGAGATTGTTGCTTCCAAAACAAATGGACCTAACTTACCAACTAGTTTAATGTTAGTATTGTCAACCAACCATTGTGCACCATCCTTCATGAAGCCAACAtaacttgtatcaaactcttTCTTCCACATAAGCTTTCTGCATAGAGAATACAATTTTTTTATCACCCATGAATTAAGAACCTCATTTTAACATAGACATCATCTCAACTACTGAAAAATATGGGAACAAAACCATTTATGAAGAAGCTATCTCAAGATTAATAGGTGGTTACATTCAGGGAATCTTCATTGGGGCATCTTTCCTCATGGAGCTAATATAATTTAGGTTGAAAGTGTTGTTATACCTAATATCACAATTTACTTTCACTATTTGACTAGCCTTGCAAATTGAAGGCCGTTATCATGCACGATATGTTAAATCTATCATTATGACAACATGGTACATGTGTGTTTGCATGTGCCTATGTATATTCTTTGGTCTATGTAATATGGTGTAGAAAACATACCTATCGGTATTTAAGGTTCGGAAGAGTACACGTCGAACACCTTCGGGAATGTGAAGGGATGCCATGACATCAGCTAGAATGGGGAGAAAAAATAAAGTATCATTTTGTGAGTTATATTGTATTAAACCGATTTATATTACTTTCTTATTTGAATTGCGAGTTTAATTTGCTAACCATCCTAGAAGTCCGCATTTTATAAGTTCATATCGCttaagagggggtgaatggctTTGGCACCAAGGAAAATTAGGTAATGTTTATTTGGTTGTATATATATAGTGTTGGCCACAATTGAAAGTACAGGGCTTTATCTGCGACGAAAAATATAGCGATATACATGACTATCAAGGGAACCATATTTATCACACAAGCACATCACATTTtcaatattatttactattttttaaaaaatagtagGGTTATGTATGGTCATGTCTGAGCTATATCTATATAGTCAAATCTGCATTAGTGGAAATAACCATTTGTAAATAATTAAAAGGTTTGCAAATATATAATGAAGGATGGACTTGCTTGAAGAGTAGTGGTTGCGCTTGCACGCTAAGTTCAACACGAGTTATGCATGGTACTACCTCCGCctaaattataggttgttttaTCATTTCTAGATACATTCTTTTTGTCATGTATATAGACATACTACATAATTAACATACTAATTTGTTTAGTCTTAATATGTATTAAGCGTACTATTTTTTTCTAGTCCCTTTCACACGTGTGCGTAGGAAATAGTGATGTTTCTTGGCTGATTCTAGTTTACCTGCAAAACTAAAGTATTATGCAGTAGTGGAGTGTTTACAATAATAGTAGGAGGAAACGTATAGTATATGCTCGTTCGGTATGTTCTATCTATCTGGTTTACCTGTTATGTTCTTATCTCTGGGAACATCAACCAACAGCGCTGGCCCTGCACACCATTTCAATTGAAAAAACAAGTTCAGTCAcataagtgtccttctcatAAATTAATTCAGGTCAAATCAGTTTTACAAATTTTGGACAAAGAGAGACCCCTGCTGGCTTAATTATGCTGAAAGCTACAAAATAGCCAGTGCTAGTTCATcaagttgttgtgagttggtTTGGTACCGTTGaggacggcgaggtcgagcgtgTCGACGTCGAAGCCGGCGTCGTAGTAGTGCTCGAAGACGTGCCCCGGCGCGTCGACGTGGGTGCCGGAGTGCGCGGTGAGGCGGAGCTCCGAGAAGTTGGCGATGTCGGAGCCGTTGCGCATGGACCGCGCCAGCCGCAGGAACTCGCCGGAGCCCTCCGCCGACTCCCACGCCGGCATGTCCGCGCGGTAGTAGTGGCTGATGTCCACGATCCGGCCGCCGTCGAACTCCTCGCGCcgctccggcgccggcagcaCCGCCACGCCGCATGCCTCCTCGGCGCCGTGCGCGTAGCCCGGGTGCGCCGCCGGCTCACCGCCGGaggcgacggccgccgccgggagcagcAGTAGGGGAAGCAGGAGCAGCGGCGCGAGCTCCATGGAATTGGAATGGATATGCCTTTTTGGAAGTGCAGTTGACACGTACGTGTCGGTGTCTGCACCCATCAGCTGAATTAATAAGGGGCACATTTCCAGGGAGTGACTGATTGAGGAGCCGTGGAAGTCCAATGTTTCCACATCATTGCTTACGATCGCGTGGTAAACCAACTTTTTCTTAGTCGCCTATTGAAAATGTGGCAGCAGGTATCATATATCATCCACAGACTTTAGCTATTTTTTGTTATAAAGTAGTACTCCCTAACTACCTGCAATTTGGCATTACATTGCTAGGTGCATTGTCTACAAATTTTGCATCAAGCCAAATAAAGGGGCGAAACTACTGGGCATGGCCAAATTTTTGGCTTGGCAGTTGAGGGCTTCAAATCAAACACAATTTTAACTGAACTTGCCACATATAGAACATATAATGCTCCTCGTCATGGTGAACGCGCCTAGAATACTTAAATGTAGTGTACTAGTGTGCCTGGAATCTTATTAGGGCAAACCACTTTTAAAATGTTATGACTAGAAAAATGGCGCACCTGCACG
This portion of the Panicum virgatum strain AP13 chromosome 2N, P.virgatum_v5, whole genome shotgun sequence genome encodes:
- the LOC120660106 gene encoding cyclase-like protein 4; protein product: MGADTDTYVSTALPKRHIHSNSMELAPLLLLPLLLLPAAAVASGGEPAAHPGYAHGAEEACGVAVLPAPERREEFDGGRIVDISHYYRADMPAWESAEGSGEFLRLARSMRNGSDIANFSELRLTAHSGTHVDAPGHVFEHYYDAGFDVDTLDLAVLNGPALLVDVPRDKNITADVMASLHIPEGVRRVLFRTLNTDRKLMWKKEFDTSYVGFMKDGAQWLVDNTNIKLVGVDYLSVGAFDECIPAHLVFLEKREVILVEALNLEHVTPGIYALHCLPLRLRGAEGSPARCILIK